One window of the Corvus moneduloides isolate bCorMon1 chromosome 10, bCorMon1.pri, whole genome shotgun sequence genome contains the following:
- the LOC116448623 gene encoding platelet glycoprotein V-like, whose product MIAFLFLSKCMQLSSFVVCFMQMYLYCYNFPANVSGTSTRMLVFRLSVMIKLFFQLDASVCPEKCDCSSKNAIHCSGPHIKDLELLNLPCNMTEIHITNANISYLQDVFARMVELQHLILSSNNIALVSPMAFKGLGRLKVLKLLDNKLVELPPEAFDDMVQLQQLIIESNRLKSIKENLFDKLASLQELYLNKNQLTALPSGVMKKLAKLRVLNLSRNYLAALPRNIFSALARLERLMLYINRLSSIESGMFDSLKELQELFLHSNNIHSIAPDAFHCLRKLRTLTLSRNRLQVLPSGLFLHLHGLSKLTLYRNPLKSLPEVLFGEMRHLSSLWLYHTKLSTIPDFVFSNLTSLELLVLSFNPELTVLPRNVFSGLNELRGLSLHTSNISSLPEGIFLSLQKLQNISLFDTRLGVLPRNLFHNLKHLQKVYLNSTNLQSLPADFFTALPELEEVVLDDNPWKCDCQILGFREWLQKSTTIVRNVLSLMCHSPMALQNISLVSLSIDDPECLPTTAMTYQTFSSTYSQTLTSPVTEHFTSSRQTAVTVVSDTEVISIPTSVPPAAPGFTSSPVEDVGQPGLHFSDVPVQTSPSIIARTNSVRGTDLTTLVRWDEFPARSSAQPYFNTRVTYCQIFLCLHSLILTLQTVVIVLSLYVMGKTRQLLHSRNIPAQPVVLIRILRR is encoded by the exons ATGAttgctttcctgtttctttcgAAATGTATGCAACTTTCCAGCTTTGTGGTGTGTTTCATGCAGATGTATCTTTATTGCTACAACTTCCCAG CTAATGTTTCTGGCACTTCAACAAGGATGTTGGTGTTTCGTTTGTCAGTGATGATCAAGCTTTTCTTCCAGTTGGATGCATCTGTTTGTCCTGAGAAGTGCGACTGCTCTTCAAAAAATGCAATTCATTGCTCTGGCCCCCACATAAAAGACCTGGAGTTGTTAAATCTGCCTTGCAACATGACAGAAATTCACATAACAAACGCTAATATATCATACTTGCAGGATGTTTTTGCTAGGATGGTGGAACTGCAGCATCTCATCCTGTCTTCAAACAACATCGCTCTGGTTTCACCAATGGCTTTTAAAGGCTTGGGAAGGCTAAAAGTCCTCAAACTGCTGGATAATAAGCTGGTTGAACTTCCCCCAGAAGCATTTGATGACATGGTGCAGCTTCAGCAACTGATCATTGAAAGTAACAGGTTGAAATCGATCAAGGAAAATCTGTTTGACAAACTGGCTAGTTTGCAGGAGCTTTACTTGAACAAAAACCAACTAACAGCACTTCCCAGTGGCGTGATGAAGAAACTCGCCAAACTCAGAGTACTGAACTTGTCAAGAAATTACTTAGCAGCACTACCTAGAAATATATTTAGTGCATTAGCCAGGCTTGAGAGGTTGATGTTGTATATTAACAGGCTGTCTTCAATAGAGTCTGGTATGTTTGATagcctgaaggagctgcaggagcttttCCTGCATTCCAATAACATCCATTCCATTGCCCCTGATGCATTTCATTGTCTTCGTAAACTGAGAACCCTGACACTCTCCAGAAACAGGCTTCAGGTTTTGCcttctgggctttttttgcACTTGCATGGCCTGTCTAAACTGACCTTGTACAGGAACCCACTGAAGTCTCTTCCAGAGGTATTGTTTGGAGAAATGAGGCATCTTAGTAGCCTATGGCTGTATCACACAAAGCTCTCAACAATACCAGATTTTGTGTTCAGTAACTTGACAAGCTTAGAGCTTCTTGTGCTGAGTTTTAACCCAGAGCTTACGGTTCTTCCTAGGAATGTGTTCAGTGGCCTGAATGAACTGCGGGGCCTTTCTCTCCATACAAGTAATATTTCCAGTTTGCCAGAGGGAATCTTTCTGAGCCTTCAGAAACTGCAGAACATTTCCCTCTTTGATACAAGACTTGGGGTTCTTCCTAGAAACCTCTTTCATAATCTCAAGCACCTCCAGAAAGTGTACCTGAATAGTACTAACCTGCAGTCTCTTCCTGCAGACTTCTTTACTGCTTTACCTGAGCTGGAAGAAGTTGTCCTTGATGACAACCCTTGGAAATGCGATTGCCAAATTCTTGGCTTCCGAGAATGGCTCCAAAAGAGCACGACAATAGTTAGAAATGTGCTGTCTCTAATGTGCCACAGCCCAATGGCACTGCAGAATATTTCTCTTGTGTCTCTAAGCATCGATGACCCAGAGTGCCTGCCAACCACAGCCATGACATATCAGACATTCAGCTCAACATATTCCCAGACTTTGACATCTCCTGTGACAGAGCACTTCACATCATCTCGGCAGACTGCTGTAACAGTAGTATCCGACACAGAAGTCATCAGCATACCCACATCggttcctcctgcagctccaggttttACCTCCTCCCCTGTTGAAGATGTTGGACAACCTGGGTTACATTTCTCAGATGTTCCAGTCCAAACTTCTCCTAGCATCATAGCACGAACCAACAGTGTCAGAGGGACAGATTTAACTACTCTTGTCAGGTGGGATGAGTTTCCAGCCCGCAGCAGTGCTCAACCCTATTTTAATACCAGAGTGACTTATTGCCAGATATTCTTGTGCCTTCACAGTTTGATTTTAACACTCCAGACTGTAGTCATTGTGCTCAGTCTGTATGTGATGGGTAAAACCAGGCAACTCTTGCACTCTAGAAATATTCCTGCTCAGCCTGTAGTTCTGATAAGAATATTAAGAAGATAG